In the genome of Aphanothece sacrum FPU1, the window TGTAATGGTGTTAAAAATTCGCCCTGCTTTTTCTAAAGCTGGCCAACCTCCTGTTACCCAACGAGCTAAACTATAAGGAAGTGCTTCTAAAGTAGTTTCGACTCCATATTCACTCAACATCCGAAACTGTACAACTTCAAATTGTAATTGTCCTACTGCGGCTAATATGGGGTCACGTTTAAAGTCATCAGTAGAATACATAATTTGAATAGCCCCTTCTTCTCTTAATTCTTGAATTCCTTTTTGAAATTGTTTGAATTTGGAAGGATTAGGATTTTTCAAATAGGAAAATATTTCAGGAGAAAAACAGGGAATGCCTTCATATTCTAATTTTTTCCCGTTATAAATTGTATCCCCAATAGCAAAGACTCCAGGATTATTTAATCCAATAACATCTCCTCCATAAGCTTCTTCAATGGATGCACGATCTTGGGCAAATAATTTCTGAGGACGGGATAAACGGACGATTTTGCCTGTTCTTGCATGGTTAACCGTCATGTCTTTTTCAAATTTACCAGTACACACCCGCACAAAAGCCACGCGATCGCGGTGTTTAGGGTCCATATTAGCTTGTAATTTGAAGACAAATCCTGTAAAATCAGGATAAGTAGGGTCAATAACTCCGGCAGAAGAATTACGTCCTTCGGGTTTTAAAGCGTAGTCTAGAAACGCTTCTAAAAATAAATGCACCCCGAAATTGGTCATAGCAGATCCAAAAAAAATGGGGGTTAATTTTCCTGCGTGAACTTCTTCTAAGTCGAGATCTCCCCCTAATTCTTCGAGAATTTCTAGGTCTTCTTTAAATTGATAATAAAGCTCTTTATCAAGAAATTCCTCAATTTTGGGGTCGCCTAGCTTTATCGTCTGTTCCTGTGCCTGCTGACTACCGTGAGCGCGACGTTCAAACAGGTGTATAGATTGTTGACGACGACTATAAACACCTTTAAAGCGATCGCCCATTCCTATGGGCCAGTTTACCGCATAAGTTTTGAGGCCTAATTCTTTTTCAATTTCATCTAATAATTCGAGGGGTTCTCGACCCGGACGATCCATTTTATTAATGAAAGTAAAGATAGGAAGTCCGCGCATTCTACAGACTTCAAAAAGCTTTCTTGTTTGAGGTTCTAAACCTTTTGCTGCATCGATCAACATGACTGCATTATCAGCAGCAGCGAGGGTACGATAGGTGTCTTCACTAAAGTCTTGGTGTCCGGGTGTATCTAACAGGTTAATTTGAAAATTTCGATATTCAAATTGGAGGACGGTGGAGGTAATAGAAATTCCTCGTTGTTTTTCCATTTCCATCCAGTCGGAGGTAGCTTTGCGCTGATCTCGTCTTGCTTTGACTGCCCCTGCTTGGTGAATGGCTCCTCCATAGAGTAACAGTTTTTCGGTGAGGGTGGTTTTTCCTGCGTCGGGATGGGAAATAATCGCAAAGTTACGTCTTCTTTGCACTGCTTCTTGAATTTCTCTTTCTATTTCGTTGGACATACTTGGGAGGAATAAGGGATTTCCTTTGTATAGTTTATCATAAAAATAGTCGAAATGCCATAATCAAGTAAATTTGGGGAAAATTAGCAAAAAAAATCATGAGTTAAGTTTTATTAAGGAGAATAAACTATCAAAACATTAAATCTATTAAACAATATAAAATAACTTAGGTATGACCCTATATAAAATATTCTCGTGTTACAACTTCTCTACACCTTCATACAAATAATACAACCCATCTTAGTCCCCATTTGCTTTACTGTTGCTTGGACATTCGTGTTAATGCTAGGATGGACAATGTTTAGTGCGATCCGAGATACAACAAAAAAAGCCCAGACAATGCACCAAATTCCTTGTAGTAACTGTCAGTATTTTACTAATGATTATCGCTTAAAATGTACCGTAAATCCTCACTATGCTAATACAGAAGGGGCAATTAATTGTAAAGATTATCATTCAATCTCTTATTATTAATGAAAATAGGAATTATTGGATTAGGATTAATTGGGGGGTCGCTTGGTCTAGATTTACGCGATCGCGGCTATAATGTGTTAGGAGTATCTCGTAAAGAAAATACTTGTCAAAGAGCATTAGAAAAAGGAGTCGTTGATCAAGCGAGTGTTAATTTAAACTTATTGGAAAGTGCAGAAATCATCTTTATTTGTACCCCAATAAGCTTAATTATTCCTACATTAGAACAATTAATTCCCCATTTAAACCCAGAAACAATTATTACAGACGTGGGGTCAGTGAAAACTCCAATTGTTGACAAATGTTCCAAATTATGGAATAAATTTATTGGGGGACATCCCATGGCAGGGACAGCCGAACAAGGTATAGAAGCCGCCCAAAAAGACTTATTTAAAAATGCTCCTTATGTAATTACACCCACCGAAAATAGTCCATCAGATGGGGTTAAACTATTAGAAAATATTGCTTTATCTTTAGGGTCAATTGTTTATCAATGTACCCCAGAAAATCATGATCAAGCCGTTGCTTGGATTTCTCATTTACCTGTAATGATTAGTGCTAATTTGATTAATAGTTGTTTAGGAGAAAAAGACCCAATTATTTTAAAATTAGCTCAACAATTAGCCAGTTCAGGATTTAAAGATACCAGTCGAGTAGGAGGAGGAAACCCCGAATTAGGATTAATGATGGCTCAATATAATCAAGAAGCTTTACTAAAATCTTTAAGAAAGTATAGAGATAATTTAGATCAAATTATTGGAGATATTGAATCAGAAAATTGGGAAAATTTAGATAAATTATTAGAAATTACTAACCAGAAAAGAGAGTCATTTTTAACTTCAAGGCAACGAAAATAAGTTAACCCAGTTACTTGATAGAACAGTTTTTGCTTAAATTCTTTCAACAATTGACAGTGAACAATGGACAATTACCTCTACCTAAAAAGTAAAGAGAGAAATAAGGGAAATTTTTTTTGATTTCTCCCCTTAAAAGAGGAGGCACTTCGGCGGCATTTCCTTTATGTCGGGGAACCCGCCCACTTCGACTGCCTTGTCTTGGTGGTTCCCCCAAGGAGAAAGTGCCGTGGAGGTTTTAAAGCAAATTAACCAATTGTCAATTATTAATTGTCTATTGATAATTACACCATTATATCATCAAGAGAACAATGATTATGAGACATTTAACAGAAGCGAGAAAACAAGAAATTATTGCCGAAGTTTTAGCAGCAAGGTCTAATCGTGAACAATTTTTATTGTCGATGAAAGAACGGCAAAAGGAGGGGTTAAAAGTAGCAAAAAAATGCGCTAACTTCTTAAAAGAAAAGTACGGGGTAAGGAAGGTGGTTTTATTTGGTTCTTTATTGAATCATGAAAAAATGACGACCCATTCAGATATTGATCTGGCTGTTTGGGATTTACCTGAAACTGATTATTTTAAGGCGCTAGCAGATTTAGATTATGGACATCAATTTGAGGTGGATTTGGTAGAAATCCAAAATGCACGTCCTTATATTTTAGAAGCAATTCATCAAGGAGTTGAATTATGAGTATTTTGTGATTATTTAAGTGACGGAGATAATTAAACTATTATGTTGTATAGAGGATTCTAAATTTTCCCCGAAACATTATGTTTGCTCTGGTATCACCTGAGAAAATTCAGTTACCAATAGGGGCCGTTGTGCGGTTGCCTGGGACTTGGCAGGATTATCAGATGTTACGTAAAAAGCGAGGAGATGGCTCAATTCCCCGAATCAAGTATCATTCTGGAGAAGTTTTGTTAATGTCTCCTCTACCTAAACATGGACGGGATGCTAGTTTAATTGCTGATATTATCAAAGTTCTCTTGGATTATGCGGGACTCGAATACGACTCTTTTACCCCAGTGA includes:
- a CDS encoding peptide chain release factor 3, whose product is MSNEIEREIQEAVQRRRNFAIISHPDAGKTTLTEKLLLYGGAIHQAGAVKARRDQRKATSDWMEMEKQRGISITSTVLQFEYRNFQINLLDTPGHQDFSEDTYRTLAAADNAVMLIDAAKGLEPQTRKLFEVCRMRGLPIFTFINKMDRPGREPLELLDEIEKELGLKTYAVNWPIGMGDRFKGVYSRRQQSIHLFERRAHGSQQAQEQTIKLGDPKIEEFLDKELYYQFKEDLEILEELGGDLDLEEVHAGKLTPIFFGSAMTNFGVHLFLEAFLDYALKPEGRNSSAGVIDPTYPDFTGFVFKLQANMDPKHRDRVAFVRVCTGKFEKDMTVNHARTGKIVRLSRPQKLFAQDRASIEEAYGGDVIGLNNPGVFAIGDTIYNGKKLEYEGIPCFSPEIFSYLKNPNPSKFKQFQKGIQELREEGAIQIMYSTDDFKRDPILAAVGQLQFEVVQFRMLSEYGVETTLEALPYSLARWVTGGWPALEKAGRIFNTIT
- a CDS encoding nucleotidyltransferase family protein, which translates into the protein MRHLTEARKQEIIAEVLAARSNREQFLLSMKERQKEGLKVAKKCANFLKEKYGVRKVVLFGSLLNHEKMTTHSDIDLAVWDLPETDYFKALADLDYGHQFEVDLVEIQNARPYILEAIHQGVEL
- a CDS encoding prephenate/arogenate dehydrogenase, whose translation is MKIGIIGLGLIGGSLGLDLRDRGYNVLGVSRKENTCQRALEKGVVDQASVNLNLLESAEIIFICTPISLIIPTLEQLIPHLNPETIITDVGSVKTPIVDKCSKLWNKFIGGHPMAGTAEQGIEAAQKDLFKNAPYVITPTENSPSDGVKLLENIALSLGSIVYQCTPENHDQAVAWISHLPVMISANLINSCLGEKDPIILKLAQQLASSGFKDTSRVGGGNPELGLMMAQYNQEALLKSLRKYRDNLDQIIGDIESENWENLDKLLEITNQKRESFLTSRQRK